A section of the Streptomyces sp. V3I8 genome encodes:
- a CDS encoding ABC transporter ATP-binding protein, which yields MGLPEARKVHPGKGAVFLALRYYARELARFKWYSGPAMLLPALGNIGINYIAPLIVAKLVGRIAEDGAVGVSEALPYILAFAGVLLLAETLWRLGLHCLNRLDAHGIESLYVIGMDELFAKDAAFFHDNFAGSLTKRVLSFASRFEAVVDTLTFQVVGSLVPLVFGSVVLWRYEPLLVVGLLTMIVLTALCVAPLIRRRQALVRTREEAIARVSGHVADSLMNMDTVRAFAAEEREAAEHRSRVAESRRLTLRSWDYGNLRIDTIIAPLSVLTNALGLLLAIVLAGGGHGVEAVVVAFTYYTNATRIMFEFNQIYRRLESAMTEAGQFTELLLQQPTVLDAVPPEPLRSRATDVRFEDVTFSHAGAGPLFEGLDLTVLCGTKIGLVGRSGGGKTTLSRLLLRMTDLDAGRILIGGQDISRLRQADLRSLIAYVPQDPAMFHRTLRDNIAFARPGATDAEIRRAAGIAHVTEFADTLPDGFDTMVGERGVKLSGGQRQRVALARAILRDAPILLLDEATSALDSESEVLVQEALWRLMEGRTALVVAHRLSTVATMDRLVVLDRGRIVEQGTHRELLASGGAYAKLWQHQSGGFLDDSSAGAGMR from the coding sequence ATGGGATTGCCCGAAGCGCGCAAGGTCCACCCGGGCAAGGGCGCGGTGTTTCTCGCCCTTCGCTACTACGCAAGGGAATTGGCCCGGTTCAAGTGGTACTCGGGACCCGCGATGCTGCTGCCGGCGCTGGGCAACATCGGCATCAACTACATCGCACCGCTGATCGTCGCGAAACTCGTCGGCCGCATCGCCGAGGACGGCGCGGTCGGCGTCTCCGAAGCCCTGCCGTACATCCTCGCCTTCGCAGGTGTGCTGTTGCTCGCGGAGACGCTGTGGCGCCTGGGTCTGCACTGCCTCAACCGGCTCGACGCCCACGGGATCGAGAGCCTGTACGTGATCGGCATGGACGAGCTGTTCGCCAAGGACGCCGCCTTCTTCCACGACAACTTCGCCGGTTCGCTGACCAAGCGGGTACTGAGTTTCGCCTCCCGCTTCGAGGCGGTCGTCGACACACTGACCTTCCAGGTCGTGGGCAGTCTGGTGCCGCTGGTCTTCGGATCGGTGGTGCTCTGGCGTTACGAACCGCTCCTGGTCGTGGGCCTGTTGACGATGATCGTGCTGACCGCCCTGTGCGTGGCGCCCCTCATCCGCCGCCGCCAGGCACTGGTCCGCACCCGTGAGGAGGCCATCGCACGTGTGTCGGGCCATGTCGCCGACAGCCTGATGAACATGGACACGGTGCGGGCGTTCGCGGCCGAGGAACGCGAGGCCGCCGAGCACCGCTCCCGTGTCGCGGAGTCGCGGCGGCTCACGCTGCGGTCCTGGGACTACGGCAACCTGCGCATCGACACGATCATCGCGCCCCTGTCCGTCCTCACCAACGCGCTGGGTCTGTTGCTGGCGATCGTGTTGGCCGGCGGCGGGCACGGTGTGGAGGCCGTCGTGGTGGCGTTCACGTACTACACGAACGCCACCCGGATCATGTTCGAGTTCAACCAGATCTACCGTCGTCTGGAAAGCGCGATGACGGAGGCCGGACAGTTCACCGAACTGCTGTTGCAGCAGCCCACCGTGCTCGACGCGGTGCCGCCCGAGCCGCTGCGCTCCCGGGCCACCGACGTCCGGTTCGAGGACGTGACCTTCTCGCACGCGGGAGCGGGGCCCCTCTTCGAAGGGCTCGACCTGACGGTGCTCTGCGGGACGAAGATCGGCCTCGTCGGCCGGTCCGGCGGCGGCAAGACCACGCTCAGCCGGCTGCTCCTGCGGATGACGGACCTCGACGCCGGCCGGATCCTGATCGGCGGGCAGGACATCAGCAGGCTGCGCCAGGCCGACCTGCGCAGCCTCATCGCCTATGTGCCGCAGGACCCGGCGATGTTCCACCGCACGCTGCGGGACAACATCGCCTTCGCCCGACCCGGTGCCACCGACGCCGAGATCCGCCGTGCGGCCGGGATCGCGCACGTCACGGAGTTCGCCGACACGTTGCCCGACGGCTTCGACACCATGGTCGGTGAGCGCGGTGTGAAGCTGTCGGGCGGGCAGCGCCAGCGGGTCGCGCTCGCCCGGGCGATCCTGCGCGACGCGCCGATCCTGCTGCTCGACGAGGCCACCAGCGCCCTGGACTCGGAGAGCGAGGTCCTCGTCCAGGAGGCGCTGTGGCGGCTCATGGAAGGACGGACGGCGCTCGTCGTGGCCCACCGGCTGAGCACGGTCGCCACCATGGACCGGCTCGTCGTCCTGGACCGGGGACGGATCGTCGAGCAGGGCACCCACCGGGAACTGCTCGCCTCGGGCGGCGCGTACGCGAAGTTGTGGCAGCACCAGTCGGGAGGCTTCCTCGACGACAGCTCGGCGGGGGCCGGGATGCGGTGA
- a CDS encoding glutamate--cysteine ligase produces MRTVGVEEELLLVDPKTGEPQALSAAVLARAARDEPSEETFEKELHSQQLEFATHPQSDMNDLGAEIVRCRQEAARVAGDIGAAVVALATSPVPVTPSLSMNSRYEWIAQEFGLPVQEQLVCGCHIHVSVESDDEAVAVLDRIRPWLSVLTALSANSPFWQGKDSLYSSYRSRVWMRWPMAGPNEPFGSAADYHRRVDDMVATGVLLDKGMVYFDARIAERYPTVEIRVSDVALEASTATLLATLTRGLVETAAREWRAGTAPADHTVELLRLAAWRAARSGLEGELLHPLTMRPAPAEDVVRALLEHVGPALDDSGDTDLAHKTAGDLLRHGNGARIQRQVLERTGSLGDVVTECVRRTQA; encoded by the coding sequence GTGCGTACCGTGGGAGTGGAAGAAGAACTCCTCCTGGTCGATCCCAAGACCGGAGAGCCACAGGCCCTGTCCGCCGCGGTACTCGCCCGTGCCGCCAGGGACGAGCCGTCCGAGGAGACGTTCGAGAAGGAGCTGCACAGTCAGCAGCTGGAGTTCGCCACCCATCCGCAGTCGGACATGAACGACCTCGGCGCGGAGATCGTCCGCTGCCGGCAGGAGGCGGCGCGCGTCGCCGGGGACATCGGCGCCGCCGTGGTGGCGCTGGCCACCTCCCCGGTGCCGGTCACTCCGTCACTGAGCATGAACAGCCGGTACGAGTGGATCGCGCAGGAATTCGGCCTGCCGGTCCAGGAGCAGCTCGTCTGCGGCTGCCACATCCACGTGTCGGTCGAATCCGACGACGAGGCCGTCGCGGTGCTCGACCGGATCCGCCCCTGGCTGTCCGTGCTGACGGCGCTGAGCGCCAACTCCCCGTTCTGGCAGGGCAAGGACAGCCTCTACAGCAGTTACCGGAGCCGGGTGTGGATGCGCTGGCCCATGGCGGGCCCCAACGAGCCCTTCGGCTCGGCCGCCGACTACCACCGGCGGGTCGACGACATGGTGGCCACCGGTGTCCTGCTGGACAAGGGCATGGTCTATTTCGACGCGCGGATCGCCGAGCGGTACCCCACCGTCGAGATCCGGGTCTCGGACGTCGCCCTGGAGGCGAGCACCGCCACCCTGCTCGCCACGCTGACCCGCGGGCTCGTCGAGACGGCGGCGCGCGAGTGGCGTGCGGGGACGGCCCCGGCCGACCACACCGTGGAGCTGTTGCGGCTGGCCGCCTGGCGGGCCGCCCGGTCGGGTCTCGAAGGGGAGCTCCTGCACCCCCTGACCATGCGGCCCGCGCCCGCCGAGGACGTCGTCCGCGCGCTCCTGGAGCACGTCGGCCCCGCGCTGGACGACAGCGGGGACACCGACCTCGCGCACAAGACCGCCGGGGACCTGCTGCGCCACGGCAACGGCGCCCGCATCCAGCGGCAGGTCCTGGAGCGGACCGGAAGCCTGGGCGACGTCGTCACGGAGTGCGTGCGGCGTACCCAGGCATGA
- a CDS encoding ABC transporter permease, giving the protein MTTGTTTKADVQPAAAHQGADGADGTSGRAERFSALAQQHGALVTLLVAMVAASLSFDTFLTGDNLENMALSSAFLAVVALGMTFVIVTGGIDLSVGSLFALGGVLAAWGSQYGTVVALLLPLAVCGLIGVVNGLLIARSGLAPFIVTLAALLGARGILLAITDEGSRTYLVDKDSFFATLGQGSLLGIGVPIWITVALFVLGAVVLRRSRFGQYVYAVGGNEDAAALMGAPVARTKITVYALSGLCAGLAGALNAAWLASGVTILGSGMELEAISAVVIGGTLLSGGFGFVSGSLVGVLLLKVIQNVINQIGSLDSAYQQVVSGAFLAVVVVAQTWLGRRRRVL; this is encoded by the coding sequence ATGACCACCGGAACCACCACGAAGGCCGACGTGCAGCCGGCCGCCGCCCACCAGGGCGCCGACGGGGCCGACGGCACGTCCGGCCGCGCCGAGCGCTTCAGCGCCCTGGCCCAGCAGCACGGCGCCCTGGTCACCCTCCTGGTGGCCATGGTGGCGGCGTCGCTGAGCTTCGACACGTTCCTGACCGGCGACAACCTGGAGAACATGGCGCTGTCCTCGGCCTTCCTGGCCGTCGTCGCGCTCGGGATGACCTTCGTCATCGTCACCGGCGGGATCGACCTGTCGGTCGGCTCGCTCTTCGCCCTCGGCGGGGTGCTGGCGGCCTGGGGCTCGCAGTACGGCACGGTGGTGGCCCTCCTGCTGCCGCTCGCGGTGTGCGGACTGATCGGCGTGGTCAACGGACTGCTCATCGCCCGCTCGGGCCTGGCCCCGTTCATCGTCACCCTCGCCGCGCTGCTCGGTGCCCGCGGCATCCTGCTGGCGATCACCGACGAGGGCTCGCGCACCTACCTGGTCGACAAGGACTCGTTCTTCGCGACGCTCGGACAGGGATCGCTGCTCGGCATCGGGGTGCCGATCTGGATCACGGTGGCGCTGTTCGTGCTGGGCGCCGTCGTGCTGCGGCGCTCCCGGTTCGGGCAGTACGTGTACGCGGTCGGCGGCAACGAGGACGCGGCGGCCCTGATGGGCGCCCCCGTGGCCCGTACGAAGATCACCGTGTACGCCCTGTCGGGGCTGTGCGCCGGTCTCGCGGGCGCGCTCAACGCGGCCTGGCTGGCGTCGGGCGTGACGATCCTCGGCTCGGGTATGGAGCTGGAGGCCATCTCGGCGGTCGTCATCGGCGGCACCCTGCTCTCGGGCGGCTTCGGCTTCGTCAGCGGCTCGCTGGTCGGCGTGCTCCTGCTGAAGGTGATCCAGAACGTCATCAACCAGATCGGCTCCCTGGACTCCGCCTACCAGCAGGTCGTCAGCGGCGCGTTCCTGGCCGTGGTGGTGGTCGCGCAGACGTGGCTGGGACGCAGACGACGGGTGTTGTGA
- a CDS encoding ABC transporter permease, whose translation MTDLTLARGQVDRERLLRLLQEYGVYAGVVALLAFNFVFTSNFVSAENFRTQAVQVAPVLVVALGMALAIGTEGVDLAVGSVMALSTSLLSLYLGYGMWPAVLMAVAGGIAVGLANGSLIAFLGVQPIVATLALMVAARGIALVLLPQLEDVRDPGMASLGSGDLLGVPYLVLIAAALALLVAFVVRRTTFGRQLLAVGDSRPAARLAGLPVRRILIVVYACSGALAAIAGILATARLTASDPTSLGTLMELSAITAVVVGGTPLSGGRIRIGGTVAGAVLIQLLTTTLIKHDLQPSWTQMAQAVVIVAAVYAARERGKR comes from the coding sequence ATGACTGACCTGACGCTCGCACGCGGCCAGGTGGACCGCGAGCGGCTGCTGCGCCTGCTCCAGGAGTACGGCGTGTACGCGGGCGTCGTCGCCCTGCTCGCGTTCAACTTCGTCTTCACCTCGAACTTCGTCTCGGCGGAGAACTTCCGCACCCAGGCCGTCCAGGTCGCGCCGGTCCTCGTCGTCGCGCTCGGCATGGCGCTGGCGATCGGCACCGAGGGCGTCGACCTGGCGGTGGGCTCGGTGATGGCCCTGTCCACCTCGCTGCTGTCCCTGTACCTCGGCTACGGCATGTGGCCGGCCGTCCTCATGGCGGTGGCCGGCGGCATCGCGGTCGGGCTGGCGAACGGGTCGCTGATCGCCTTCCTGGGCGTCCAGCCCATCGTCGCCACGCTCGCCCTCATGGTGGCCGCACGCGGGATCGCCCTGGTGCTGCTCCCCCAGCTCGAGGACGTACGCGACCCGGGCATGGCGTCGCTCGGCTCCGGCGACCTGCTGGGCGTGCCGTACCTCGTCCTCATCGCGGCGGCACTGGCCCTGCTGGTGGCCTTCGTGGTGCGCCGCACGACCTTCGGGCGGCAGCTGCTCGCGGTGGGCGACAGCAGGCCGGCGGCCCGCCTGGCCGGGCTGCCGGTGCGCCGGATCCTCATCGTCGTGTACGCGTGCTCGGGCGCGCTGGCCGCGATCGCGGGCATCCTCGCGACCGCCCGCCTGACCGCCAGCGACCCCACCTCGCTGGGCACCCTGATGGAACTGTCCGCGATCACGGCCGTGGTCGTCGGCGGCACCCCCCTGTCCGGCGGCCGGATACGCATCGGCGGCACCGTCGCCGGGGCCGTCCTGATCCAGCTGCTGACCACCACGCTCATCAAGCACGACCTGCAGCCGTCGTGGACGCAGATGGCCCAGGCCGTGGTGATCGTCGCCGCCGTCTACGCGGCCCGTGAACGGGGGAAGCGATGA
- a CDS encoding sugar ABC transporter ATP-binding protein encodes MLSVTGVSKLFPGVKALSDVDFTARAGEVHALVGENGAGKSTLIKVLTGVYRPDAGEIVHDGTPVRFATPLQAQQAGISTIYQEVNLVPLMSVARNLFLGREPRGRLGLIDFRRMHREAGEALLGLGIQVDVRRPLRDLGVGAQQMVALARAVALDARVVIMDEPTSSLEPREVRTLFRVIRMLRERGIAVVYVSHRMDELYEICDAVTVLRDGRVVHTGRLADLERLRLVSLMLGRDIGEVRSEGLTKFTGSHRAAAEPVLEAKGLTLRHQLHDVSLSIRPGEVVGLGGLLGSGRSETAKVIAGALSADSGRVSVGGVPVRTGSTPAAIRAGISLLPEDRKAEGISPGLSVRENIALAALPGLSRFGLVDNARVDEVVDGFVKRLRIKSAGPHQKVGELSGGNQQKVLLARWLAMHPKVLLLDEPTRGIDVGAKAEVQSLIDELADEGLAVLLISSDTEELIEGSDRIIVLKDGVVVDELTGDAVTEDALMRAIAAEPGAPAASADPAGPTGPAHTAEPVEPVEPVEPIKTAKPAGSAHD; translated from the coding sequence ATGCTCTCCGTGACCGGCGTGTCCAAGCTCTTCCCCGGCGTGAAGGCGTTGTCCGACGTGGACTTCACCGCCCGCGCCGGGGAGGTGCACGCCCTCGTCGGCGAGAACGGCGCAGGCAAGTCGACCCTGATCAAAGTACTCACCGGCGTCTACCGGCCGGACGCGGGCGAGATCGTCCACGACGGCACGCCGGTCCGCTTCGCCACACCCCTGCAGGCCCAGCAGGCCGGCATCTCCACGATCTACCAGGAGGTCAACCTCGTCCCGCTGATGAGCGTGGCGCGCAACCTCTTCCTCGGCCGCGAACCCCGCGGCCGGCTCGGTCTGATCGACTTCCGGCGCATGCACCGGGAGGCCGGGGAGGCACTGCTCGGCCTGGGCATCCAGGTCGACGTGCGGCGTCCGCTGCGCGACCTGGGCGTGGGCGCCCAGCAGATGGTGGCCCTTGCGCGGGCCGTCGCCCTCGACGCCCGCGTGGTCATCATGGACGAGCCCACCTCGTCGCTCGAACCGCGTGAGGTGCGCACCCTGTTCCGGGTCATCCGCATGCTGCGCGAGCGCGGCATCGCGGTGGTCTACGTCAGCCACCGCATGGACGAGCTGTACGAGATCTGCGACGCCGTCACCGTGCTGCGGGACGGCCGGGTGGTGCACACCGGGCGGCTCGCCGACCTGGAGCGCCTGCGGCTGGTCTCGCTCATGCTGGGCCGGGACATCGGTGAGGTCCGCAGCGAGGGCCTGACCAAGTTCACCGGCTCGCACCGGGCGGCTGCCGAACCGGTCCTGGAGGCCAAGGGACTGACGCTCCGTCACCAGTTGCACGACGTGTCGCTGTCCATCCGTCCGGGTGAGGTGGTCGGCCTGGGCGGGCTCCTCGGCTCGGGCCGCAGCGAGACCGCGAAGGTGATCGCCGGAGCCCTGTCGGCGGACTCGGGCCGGGTCTCGGTCGGCGGTGTGCCCGTGCGCACCGGCTCCACCCCGGCCGCGATCCGCGCCGGCATCAGCCTGCTGCCGGAGGACCGCAAGGCCGAGGGCATCTCCCCCGGCCTCTCGGTCCGGGAGAACATCGCGCTCGCCGCGCTTCCCGGGCTCTCCCGGTTCGGCCTGGTGGACAACGCGCGCGTCGACGAGGTCGTGGACGGCTTCGTGAAACGGCTGCGGATCAAGTCGGCGGGTCCGCACCAGAAGGTCGGCGAGCTCTCCGGCGGCAACCAGCAGAAGGTGCTGCTGGCCCGCTGGCTCGCCATGCACCCGAAGGTGCTGCTCCTCGACGAGCCCACCCGCGGCATCGACGTGGGCGCCAAGGCGGAGGTCCAGTCCCTCATCGACGAGCTCGCCGACGAGGGACTCGCCGTGCTGCTGATCTCCTCCGACACCGAGGAACTGATCGAGGGAAGCGACCGGATCATCGTGCTCAAGGACGGTGTGGTCGTCGACGAGCTGACCGGCGACGCCGTCACCGAGGACGCGCTGATGCGGGCCATCGCCGCCGAACCGGGGGCACCGGCGGCATCCGCGGACCCGGCCGGCCCCACCGGACCCGCACACACCGCGGAACCCGTGGAACCCGTGGAACCCGTGGAACCGATAAAAACCGCAAAACCCGCTGGGAGCGCCCATGACTGA
- a CDS encoding ABC transporter substrate-binding protein, whose product MKPTALSRRTTARTLLATGLLTSLALTGCTKSEDSSDDKATEQQADAGQEVASPSAGSGPACTIAAYGGEKLDLKNATVGFSQSEKEANPFRIAETASIRAEAKARGVKLLTANAQSQFSKQISDVQDLIAKGADVLVIAPLNSDGWEPVLKTAAAKHIPIVTVDRKINATACKDYVSFIGSDFVEQGKRAADQMIEATGGKGEIAILLGAAGNNVTTERTKGFVDQIKAQAPGLKVVFQQTGEFAREKGQSVTENLIQSKPGIKGIYAENDEMGLGAVNALKGAGKKAGDVKIVTIDGTRNAVQGIVDGWISGVVESNPRFGPLAFQTLDSFTKGDEVAQDIVIKDTEYTGANAKTDIGKAY is encoded by the coding sequence ATGAAGCCGACCGCACTCTCTCGTCGCACCACCGCTCGCACCCTCCTCGCCACCGGCCTCCTCACGAGCCTGGCACTGACCGGATGCACCAAGTCCGAGGACTCCTCCGACGACAAGGCCACCGAGCAGCAGGCCGACGCCGGCCAGGAGGTCGCCTCGCCGAGCGCCGGCTCCGGGCCGGCCTGCACCATCGCCGCGTACGGGGGCGAGAAGCTCGACCTCAAGAACGCCACCGTGGGCTTCTCGCAGTCCGAGAAGGAGGCCAACCCCTTCCGGATCGCCGAGACCGCCTCGATCAGGGCGGAGGCGAAGGCACGCGGCGTCAAACTGCTCACCGCCAACGCCCAGTCGCAGTTCTCCAAGCAGATCAGCGACGTCCAGGACCTCATCGCCAAGGGCGCCGACGTGCTGGTGATCGCGCCGCTCAACTCGGACGGCTGGGAGCCGGTGCTGAAGACGGCGGCGGCCAAGCACATCCCGATCGTCACGGTGGACCGCAAGATCAACGCCACCGCGTGCAAGGACTACGTGAGCTTCATCGGCTCCGACTTCGTGGAGCAGGGCAAGCGGGCCGCCGACCAGATGATCGAGGCGACCGGCGGCAAGGGCGAGATCGCCATCCTGCTGGGCGCCGCGGGCAACAACGTCACCACGGAACGCACCAAGGGCTTCGTGGACCAGATCAAGGCGCAGGCACCCGGCCTCAAGGTGGTGTTCCAGCAGACCGGTGAGTTCGCCCGCGAGAAGGGCCAGTCGGTCACCGAGAACCTCATCCAGTCCAAGCCCGGCATCAAGGGCATCTACGCCGAGAACGACGAGATGGGCCTCGGCGCCGTCAACGCCCTCAAGGGCGCGGGCAAGAAGGCCGGCGACGTGAAGATCGTGACCATCGACGGCACCCGCAACGCCGTCCAGGGCATCGTGGACGGCTGGATCAGCGGCGTCGTCGAGTCCAACCCGCGCTTCGGGCCGCTCGCCTTCCAGACCCTGGACAGCTTCACCAAGGGCGACGAGGTGGCTCAGGACATCGTCATCAAGGACACCGAGTACACCGGGGCCAACGCCAAGACGGACATCGGCAAGGCCTACTGA
- a CDS encoding LacI family DNA-binding transcriptional regulator: protein MRVSLKDVAERAGVSIKTVSNVVNNYPHITPAMRTRVQEAIDELGYRPNLTARHLRKGRTGIIALAVPELGNPYFAELAGAVIDAAAEHEFTVLLDHTRGERQQELLVSQGFRARVIDGLILSPLELEPEDLQGRADDVPLVLLGEREYGLPFDHIAIDNVAAARAAVRHLLDRGRTRIAYLGTRTDSTNRPAHLRLDGWRAELAAAGLPVDEELIVPVGGWDRDDGAHAMAKLLDAGLRPDAVFAFNDLIAIGAMRVLHERGLRVPWDIAVVGFDDIAESRFGAVSLTTIAPDKQAIARLAVASLLRSLSGRQDPGGRELTAEFRLVERESTLGRR, encoded by the coding sequence TTGCGGGTCAGCCTGAAGGACGTGGCCGAACGGGCCGGCGTCTCGATCAAGACCGTTTCGAACGTGGTGAACAACTATCCGCACATCACACCGGCGATGCGCACACGGGTGCAGGAGGCCATCGACGAGCTCGGCTACCGGCCGAACCTCACCGCACGGCATTTGCGCAAAGGCCGTACCGGCATCATCGCGCTCGCCGTCCCCGAGCTCGGGAACCCCTATTTCGCCGAGCTCGCGGGTGCGGTCATCGACGCCGCCGCCGAGCACGAGTTCACGGTCCTGCTGGACCACACGCGCGGCGAGCGGCAACAGGAACTGCTGGTCAGCCAGGGTTTCCGGGCCCGGGTGATCGACGGGCTGATCCTCAGCCCGCTGGAGCTGGAGCCCGAGGACCTGCAGGGCCGGGCCGACGACGTGCCCCTGGTGCTGCTGGGCGAGCGCGAGTACGGTCTGCCCTTCGACCACATCGCGATCGACAACGTCGCGGCCGCCCGGGCGGCGGTCCGCCACCTGCTGGACCGCGGCCGGACCCGGATCGCCTACCTCGGTACGCGGACGGACTCCACGAACCGGCCCGCCCACCTGCGACTGGACGGCTGGCGGGCCGAGCTGGCCGCCGCGGGCCTGCCGGTCGACGAGGAACTGATCGTGCCGGTCGGCGGCTGGGACCGGGACGACGGCGCCCACGCCATGGCGAAACTGCTGGACGCGGGCCTGCGGCCCGACGCGGTGTTCGCCTTCAACGACCTCATCGCGATCGGCGCCATGCGGGTGCTGCACGAGCGCGGGCTCAGGGTGCCGTGGGACATCGCCGTGGTCGGCTTCGACGACATCGCCGAGAGCCGGTTCGGAGCGGTGTCGCTGACCACCATCGCGCCGGACAAGCAGGCGATCGCGCGCCTCGCGGTGGCCTCGTTGCTGCGCAGTCTTTCCGGCCGTCAGGACCCCGGCGGACGGGAACTCACGGCGGAGTTCCGGCTGGTCGAGCGGGAGAGCACCCTGGGACGACGCTGA